One Malus sylvestris chromosome 14, drMalSylv7.2, whole genome shotgun sequence DNA segment encodes these proteins:
- the LOC126600311 gene encoding RING-H2 finger protein ATL52-like isoform X2, producing the protein MENVGTQVVGASGSGSFFTPLLISMAGIVFTTLAIVAYHFLVVKYFLRRRQRQMQLQFQASLAQQPATSQSIGVDEKVLNTIPILTYSMEDGEIFRMDQSECVICLGDLEDGDLVRLMPSCKHVFHNPCIETWFMGHSNCPVCRSAIDVPIVPVSSTLPVEYDHDHDDQVRDQELEEAGPVQFGKVTIGG; encoded by the exons ATGGAGAATGTTGGGACTCAAGTGGTAGGAGCTTCAGGTTCGGGTTCTTTCTTCACACCCCTTTTGATTTCCATGGCCGGCATTGTCTTCACAACCCTAGCAATAGTTGCGTACCATTTCCTAGTCGTCAAGTATTTCCTGCGGAGGAGGCAACGGCAGATGCAACTGCAATTTCAAGCCAGCCTCGCGCAACAACCAGCCACCAGCCAATCCATTGGGGTTGATGAGAAAGTCTTGAATACGATTCCGATTCTCACGTATTCAATGGAAGATGGTGAAATTTTTCGCATGGATCAGAGCGAGTGTGTGATTTGCTTGGGAGACCTAGAAGACGGGGATTTGGTGCGTTTGATGCCGAGTTGCAAGCATGTGTTTCACAATCCATGCATAGAGACGTGGTTTATGGGGCATTCTAATTGTCCGGTTTGTAGGTCAGCTATAGATGTGCCTATTGTGCCTGTTTCATCAACGTTGCCTGTGGAATATGATCATGATCATGATGATCAAGTTAGAGACCAAGAACTCGAAGAAGCAGGCCCG GTCCAGTTTGGCAAAGTGACAATTGGAGGTTAA
- the LOC126600311 gene encoding E3 ubiquitin-protein ligase ATL9-like isoform X1 codes for MENVGTQVVGASGSGSFFTPLLISMAGIVFTTLAIVAYHFLVVKYFLRRRQRQMQLQFQASLAQQPATSQSIGVDEKVLNTIPILTYSMEDGEIFRMDQSECVICLGDLEDGDLVRLMPSCKHVFHNPCIETWFMGHSNCPVCRSAIDVPIVPVSSTLPVEYDHDHDDQVRDQELEEAGPVSCSSHPHDPEEGLPISTATTTTTQLSKPNGLLRHCVSLVVLPMKDSSKQQILLKGLERSLSLDHSHVLINIYTDSDDKPSSSSSSSSSSSSSSSSSSSSSSDCASSKPVLTNCGSLKVRSMRQLDRMSSVFVNSISQLRKSQSFSTDNGHGNLPC; via the coding sequence ATGGAGAATGTTGGGACTCAAGTGGTAGGAGCTTCAGGTTCGGGTTCTTTCTTCACACCCCTTTTGATTTCCATGGCCGGCATTGTCTTCACAACCCTAGCAATAGTTGCGTACCATTTCCTAGTCGTCAAGTATTTCCTGCGGAGGAGGCAACGGCAGATGCAACTGCAATTTCAAGCCAGCCTCGCGCAACAACCAGCCACCAGCCAATCCATTGGGGTTGATGAGAAAGTCTTGAATACGATTCCGATTCTCACGTATTCAATGGAAGATGGTGAAATTTTTCGCATGGATCAGAGCGAGTGTGTGATTTGCTTGGGAGACCTAGAAGACGGGGATTTGGTGCGTTTGATGCCGAGTTGCAAGCATGTGTTTCACAATCCATGCATAGAGACGTGGTTTATGGGGCATTCTAATTGTCCGGTTTGTAGGTCAGCTATAGATGTGCCTATTGTGCCTGTTTCATCAACGTTGCCTGTGGAATATGATCATGATCATGATGATCAAGTTAGAGACCAAGAACTCGAAGAAGCAGGCCCGGTTAGTTGCTCATCGCACCCTCACGATCCAGAGGAGGGTTTACCAATTAGCACTGCTACCACTACTACAACTCAATTATCAAAACCAAATGGTTTGCTTAGGCATTGCGTGTCACTGGTGGTATTGCCTATGAAGGATAGTAGTAAGCAACAAATTTTGTTAAAGGGGTTGGAGAGGTCTTTGTCTTTGGATCATTCCCACGTTCTTATCAATATATACACAGATAGTGATGACAAgccatcttcatcatcatcatcatcatcatcatcatcttcttcttcttcttcttcttcttcttcttcttctgattGTGCTTCTTCGAAGCCAGTTCTTACTAATTGTGGATCGTTGAAGGTGCGGTCGATGAGGCAGCTTGATCGAATGTCTTCAGTTTTCGTAAACTCTATTTCTCAACTGCGGAAGAGCCAGAGTTTCAGCACGGACAATGGCCATGGAAATCTTCCTTGTTAG